One Desulfitibacter sp. BRH_c19 genomic region harbors:
- a CDS encoding conjugal transfer protein TraC codes for MALVDIIAPPGIKFNQRNIVIGDCVGKVLVVVGYPPRVKDAWLARLANMPGVVVSISISPTDPLDMLKALNNSIKEFNSRLATGGQALDRSRWEQSLSDSKELLKKIDQEGQRVYNTTVTILIVAQTEDELNKKTRQVEAMCAGQGMRARTTVFRQEDGLKTVGPFGLMQKEITEMAGKDMPAETVAASYPFVSSSLNHGKGIVLGRDSDDGLILVDRWKPPQDAGVTNPNMNILGTSGGGKSFAAKMILLREYALGARILILDPEREYKMMCRELDGSWINAAGGKGKINPLEIRPVPDIDPDEEDEEQDDSVRGPLSSHLQRVKTLFQLYLPGLSDLERSVLDDCILASYKDYGIIWQTEPSTVKEYPTVLDVYKHIQAKGQERLSVLFKGAVEGADAALWNGQTTIPAVGDFTVLDIRDLTDASENVRRAQYFNILSYAWDLVREGRAEGKRTVLVVDEAWLLADPQTPQAIGFLRDLSKRIRKYNGSLTIITQNIVDFLAPEIARLGQPVITNASMKLLMRQESRDLEALTDLMKLSEAEVDLLAGAKIGHGLLLAGNNRVHTRIEAAAHELEVIG; via the coding sequence ATGGCTCTAGTTGATATTATAGCTCCACCAGGTATCAAGTTTAATCAGAGAAATATTGTCATAGGTGATTGCGTTGGAAAAGTTTTAGTAGTTGTAGGGTATCCTCCCAGGGTAAAAGATGCTTGGTTAGCTAGGCTTGCTAACATGCCAGGAGTTGTTGTCAGTATCAGTATTTCTCCTACTGATCCACTTGATATGCTTAAAGCTTTAAATAACAGCATTAAGGAGTTTAATAGTAGACTTGCTACGGGAGGCCAAGCCTTGGACAGAAGTAGGTGGGAACAATCTTTATCTGATTCGAAAGAACTTCTAAAAAAAATAGATCAAGAAGGTCAAAGAGTTTATAACACTACCGTAACTATTTTGATAGTTGCACAGACAGAAGATGAACTAAATAAAAAGACCAGACAGGTTGAGGCAATGTGTGCAGGGCAGGGGATGAGAGCAAGAACTACAGTATTTAGACAGGAAGATGGGTTAAAAACAGTAGGACCTTTTGGTTTAATGCAAAAAGAAATTACAGAAATGGCAGGTAAGGATATGCCTGCTGAAACTGTTGCTGCAAGCTATCCTTTTGTTAGCAGTAGTTTAAACCATGGTAAAGGGATTGTTCTAGGCAGAGATTCTGATGATGGTTTGATACTTGTAGATAGATGGAAGCCTCCCCAGGATGCTGGTGTTACCAATCCAAATATGAACATCCTGGGTACTTCTGGTGGGGGTAAGTCTTTTGCTGCAAAGATGATTCTGTTAAGGGAATATGCTCTAGGTGCCAGGATATTAATACTAGATCCCGAGCGAGAGTATAAAATGATGTGCAGGGAGCTTGATGGAAGCTGGATCAATGCTGCAGGTGGGAAAGGTAAAATTAATCCATTAGAAATTAGACCTGTTCCTGATATAGATCCCGATGAGGAAGATGAGGAACAAGATGATAGTGTTAGAGGACCACTATCTAGCCATTTGCAGAGGGTTAAGACTTTATTTCAACTTTACTTACCTGGGCTTTCAGATCTAGAAAGGTCAGTATTAGATGATTGTATACTTGCGTCCTATAAAGATTACGGGATTATTTGGCAGACTGAACCCTCTACAGTAAAAGAGTACCCCACTGTTCTTGATGTATATAAGCATATCCAGGCTAAAGGACAAGAAAGGTTATCAGTACTCTTTAAAGGAGCTGTTGAAGGTGCAGATGCAGCTTTGTGGAATGGGCAGACTACCATTCCTGCTGTAGGTGATTTTACTGTGCTGGATATTAGAGATTTAACAGATGCAAGTGAAAATGTACGAAGGGCACAATATTTTAATATCCTTTCATATGCTTGGGACTTAGTTAGAGAAGGCAGAGCTGAAGGAAAAAGGACCGTGCTTGTGGTGGATGAAGCATGGCTTTTAGCAGATCCACAGACACCGCAGGCCATTGGTTTTCTAAGAGACCTTTCTAAAAGAATTAGGAAGTACAATGGTAGTTTGACTATCATCACTCAAAACATAGTAGATTTTCTAGCCCCTGAAATAGCCAGGTTAGGACAGCCTGTAATTACTAATGCTAGCATGAAGCTATTAATGAGGCAGGAAAGCAGGGATTTAGAAGCTCTAACAGACTTAATGAAATTATCTGAGGCAGAAGTTGATCTCTTAGCTGGTGCTAAAATAGGTCATGGGTTATTACTAGCAGGTAATAATAGGGTACATACAAGAATTGAAGCGGCCGCCCATGAACTGGAGGTGATTGGATAA
- a CDS encoding cytosine methyltransferase has product MKVYDFFSGCGGASYGFKKSGMQIALGLDNNLYAAETFMLNFPEAGFIKEDIRKIKVQDIEPYYDNSMATLFCGCAPCQPFSKQNKYKNSNDERINLLSEFGRFIEYYLPDYIFVENVPGIQNFSIEMSPLADFCDLLSKLKYTQPLISIVEASRYGVPQRRKRLIVMASKSYNIELPPFTHGDGTSNPDYSTTGDWIMNLSTLRAGEVDRNDPDHCAASLSEMNLKRIRATTEGGSRQDWPKELWLDCHKNHSGHSDVYGRLSYSKTASAITTKCLSYSNGRFGHPVEDRAISVREAACLQTFPRTYSFCGSMISKAKQIGNAVPPLMAKCFGKVFVELEQRHKETEKAEAN; this is encoded by the coding sequence ATTAAAGTCTACGATTTTTTCTCGGGCTGTGGTGGAGCTAGTTATGGTTTTAAAAAATCAGGCATGCAGATAGCCCTAGGATTAGATAATAATTTGTATGCTGCTGAAACATTTATGCTAAACTTCCCCGAAGCAGGTTTTATTAAAGAAGATATACGAAAAATTAAAGTACAAGATATTGAGCCGTATTATGATAATAGTATGGCGACTTTGTTTTGTGGGTGTGCTCCTTGTCAGCCTTTTTCAAAACAAAATAAATATAAAAACAGCAATGATGAACGTATAAATTTATTAAGTGAATTTGGTCGTTTTATAGAATATTATTTACCGGATTACATATTTGTGGAGAATGTGCCTGGTATACAGAACTTTTCAATAGAAATGAGCCCTTTGGCAGACTTTTGTGACTTATTAAGTAAATTAAAATATACTCAACCACTTATTAGTATTGTAGAGGCATCAAGGTATGGCGTACCACAAAGAAGAAAAAGACTTATTGTTATGGCAAGTAAAAGCTATAATATAGAATTACCTCCATTCACACATGGAGATGGGACAAGTAACCCTGATTATTCTACTACAGGAGATTGGATTATGAACTTGTCAACATTACGGGCGGGTGAAGTTGATCGCAATGATCCTGATCATTGTGCAGCCTCATTATCCGAAATGAATCTAAAGCGTATAAGAGCAACTACTGAGGGCGGGAGCAGGCAGGATTGGCCTAAAGAATTATGGCTTGATTGTCATAAAAATCATAGTGGGCATAGTGATGTATATGGTAGGTTGTCATATAGTAAAACTGCAAGTGCAATTACTACAAAGTGTCTAAGTTACTCTAACGGCAGGTTTGGACATCCGGTTGAAGATCGTGCAATAAGTGTTAGAGAAGCTGCTTGTTTACAAACATTTCCCCGCACTTATAGTTTCTGTGGTTCAATGATATCAAAAGCAAAACAAATTGGGAATGCTGTGCCCCCTCTTATGGCTAAGTGTTTTGGAAAAGTTTTTGTTGAGCTTGAACAACGTCACAAGGAAACTGAAAAAGCTGAAGCAAATTGA
- a CDS encoding acetyltransferase has translation MIKQFTISKIDNVMKIWLEENIKAHDYISEYYWMENYDSVKRLLPQSEVHIYEEGNEIKGFIGIVDKSYIAGLFVLYQYHCNGIGSKLVEKCKQNYPLLRLDVYAKNLKAIKFYKKHGFIIEKEKENEDTRKTEYSMVWKL, from the coding sequence ATGATAAAACAATTTACTATATCTAAAATAGATAATGTAATGAAAATTTGGCTTGAAGAGAATATAAAAGCTCATGATTATATATCCGAATATTATTGGATGGAAAATTATGATTCTGTAAAAAGACTATTACCTCAATCTGAAGTTCATATTTATGAAGAGGGTAATGAAATAAAAGGATTTATAGGCATTGTGGACAAATCATATATTGCAGGACTATTTGTATTATACCAGTATCATTGTAATGGAATAGGAAGTAAATTGGTTGAAAAATGTAAGCAAAATTATCCCCTCTTAAGATTAGATGTTTATGCTAAAAACTTGAAAGCGATAAAATTTTATAAAAAGCATGGATTTATAATAGAAAAAGAAAAAGAAAATGAAGATACTAGGAAAACGGAGTATTCAATGGTATGGAAATTGTAA